In the Natrinema sp. CBA1119 genome, GCAGTGATCCCTCGCGTCGGCCTTCTGAGACTCGAGGCCGGAGTCACATCGTTCTCACGTCCTCACGCGTTCAGCCGCCAGAGTTCGAAATTGAGCGCGGCCGCGAATGTTACCCACGCGAGATACGGCACGAGCAGGGCCGCAGCGCGGCGGTCGACCCGCCGAAACGCGAGGATCGTCCCGGCGACGAGCACCCAGAGCGTGACGATGATTCCCAGCGCGACCAGCGGTGCCTCGAGCGTGAAAAACGCGGGCGTCCAGACCACGTTGAACAGCATTTGCACGGCGAACAGCCCGAGTGCGAGTCGCCGACCGGCGGCGTCGCTGCGCCAGACCAGCCACAGCGCAACGCCGAGCAGGGTAAACAGCAGCGTCCAGACGACCGGAAACGCGATTCCAGGCGGGTAGAACCAGGGTTTCTCGAGGCTTCGAAACCAGGCCGTTTCGGGCGAGGAGAACACGCCCGGTAGCCCGCCGACGAGATTGATCAGCAGGACGAAGGCGACGGCGGTCAGAATCGACTTCCCGTCCGGAAGGCGCTGGGATATCGATCGGGTCACCATACGCGC is a window encoding:
- a CDS encoding TspO/MBR family protein gives rise to the protein MVTRSISQRLPDGKSILTAVAFVLLINLVGGLPGVFSSPETAWFRSLEKPWFYPPGIAFPVVWTLLFTLLGVALWLVWRSDAAGRRLALGLFAVQMLFNVVWTPAFFTLEAPLVALGIIVTLWVLVAGTILAFRRVDRRAAALLVPYLAWVTFAAALNFELWRLNA